A genomic segment from Cyprinus carpio isolate SPL01 chromosome A22, ASM1834038v1, whole genome shotgun sequence encodes:
- the LOC122133979 gene encoding lisH domain-containing protein ARMC9-like, which translates to MSSRKSLKMGEDLASESDLLSMINEYLRFAEFEETARVFEKELKRKGKPALRSAGHSRRDSSAIVIHDDFLSSFNDGDYKVFSELWAKNIPPEIRDFDPVAQKLEFYLQIHFTIYPLKFPVGSHDKGELESRITHFKHYLETRGAALSQTTEFLPFYALPFVPNPTVHPSFQELFQDSWMPELREKLEKFLSVTLKASNTPRLLTLYNEGAKGNKEAIQQMQLHLTEAERKSAIHMRRFAKLQADHHSLIGVTAELVDSLEATVRGKMISPEYLQGVCMRLFSGHMRQSAAQSVDFTRPGTGYCSVSPYDDGYASSMLRASVAPERPKEVPLLPSLDYEKLKKDLVNGSDQLKALLLQALRWRLTRSLHGEQRDTVLQAFISNDVLERYSSKQKTVLHLMKSKNEIVRQYMSRLINAFASLCGGRMYLSQMPSLLRFLLDCLKTEEKESVTRENVLGALQKLSLRRAQQSAMIRDGLIGWLVKELHDSDCLSDYTLEYAISLLMNLCLRTQGKKKCAEEAKHVLKVLTELLGHENHEIRYYVNGALYSILSMPEIREEAKQMSMEETTLLRCYRIMKKNQLNSTDKSINHQTDLTLARLKKPGSCVEVSLDKEAC; encoded by the exons ATGAGCTCCAGAAAGTCTCTAAAGATGGGTGAGGATCTGGCAAGTGAAAGTGATCTGCTGTCAATGATCAACGAG TATCTGAGGTTTGCTGAGTTTGAAGAGACTGCGAGAGTGTTTGAGAAGGAGCTCAAGCGCAAAGGCAAACCTGCCCTCAGAAGTGCAGGACACTCCCGGCGAGACTCCAGTGCCATCGTCATTCAC GACGATTTCCTCAGCTCTTTTAATGATGGCGACTATAAGGTATTCTCTGAGCTGTGGGCTAAAAATATTCCTCCGGAGATTCGGGATTTTGATCCAGTAGCTCAGAAACTTGAGTTCTACTTACaaattcattttacaatatacCCACTGAAATTCCCTGTAGGAAGTCAC GATAAAGGAGAGTTGGAGAGCAGGATCACACATTTCAAGCACTATCTGGAGACCAGAGGGGCGGCACTGAGCCAGACCACTGAATTCCTGCCGTTCTACGCCCTGCCGTTCGTCCCTAATCCCACGGTACACCCGTCCTTCCAGGAGCTTTTCCAG GATTCCTGGATGCCAGAGTTGAGAGAAAAGCTGGAGAAGTTTCTCTCAGTGACTCTGAAAGCTTCAAACACACCGAGGCTTCTGACTTTATAT AACGAAGGTGCAAAGGGCAACAAAG AAGCAATTCAGCAAATGCAGCTCCATCTGACCGAGGCCGAAAGGAAGTCGGCCATCCACATGAGGAGATTCGCTAAGCTGCAGGCCGACCATCACAGCCTCATCGGAGTCACGGCCGAGCTGGTGGATTCACTGGAGGCCACAGTCCGTGGAAAGATG ATCTCCCCAGAGTACCTGCAGGGCGTGTGCATGCGGCTCTTCAGCGGTCACATGAGACAGAGTGCTGCTCAGAGCGTGGACTTCACCAGACCTGGCACT GGATATTGCTCTGTGAGTCCTTATGATGATGGATAT GCTTCCTCAATGCTGCGAGCATCAGTCGCACCTga GAGGCCCAAAGAGGTGCCATTGTTGCCTTCCCTTGACTACGAGAAGCTGAAGAAAGACCTAGTGAATGGATCAGATCAACTGAAGGCTTTGCTGCTTCAAGCTTTGCGCTGG AGGTTAACCAGATCTCTGCATGGTGAGCAAAGAGACACGGTTTTGCAAGCCTTCATTAGCAATGATGTTCTGGAGCGCTACAGTTCCAAACAG AAAACTGTTCTTCATCTGATGAAATCCAAAAATGAGATTGTCAGACAGTATATGTCACGACTCATCAATGCCTTTGCCTCTTTGTGTGGTG GACGCATGTACCTGTCTCAGATGCCCTCTTTACTGAGGTTTCTGCTCGACTGTCTGAAGACTGAAGAGAAAGAGTCTGTAACTCGAGAAAATGTCCTTGGAGCGCTGCAGAAACTCAGCCTCAG GCGAGCACAACAGTCCGCTATGATCAGAGACGGTCTGATTGGCTGGTTGGTCAAAGAGCTCCATGACTCCGACTGTCTGTCAGACTACACGCTTGAATATGCCATCTCCCTCCTCATGAACCTCTGTCTGCGCACTCAAG GAAAGAAGAAATGCGCAGAGGAGGCCAAGCATGTCCTGAAAGTCCTGACGGAGCTCCTGGGACATGAGAACCATGAG ATTCGGTACTATGTGAATGGAGCTTTATACAGCATCCTGTCCATGCCAGAGATTCGAGAGGAAGCCAAACAGATG AGTATGGAGGAGACAACCCTCTTACGCTGTTACCgtataatgaagaaaaatcaactgAACTCAACAGACAAATCGATTAATCATCAAACAGACTTAACTCTGGCTAGATTAAAAAAGCCAG GAAGCTGTGTGGAGGTCAGCCTAGATAAAGAGGCATGCTGA